A part of Streptomyces sp. NBC_00557 genomic DNA contains:
- a CDS encoding DUF6232 family protein has product MQNGQPPERPAQGPPPAPAAAPPATAPAPPATAPPAAPPMPDVPAPPARPAPARIDIRVSKGILWIGAAVYPLANIARVYTFVMRPRRKEAVLRFLRYTAGTVVVAIVAALPGLPVLALSGGDSGGGYLTVVWLLAIAAEIFFFAEMMSVLTASPHHVLAVETSGASTALVTSPDPQFLDQVVGQISYAIDHPDTGFKVTVESLTFAPRNYYFGDNVNMYGGSGNVGIGA; this is encoded by the coding sequence ATGCAGAACGGCCAGCCGCCCGAGCGCCCGGCCCAGGGCCCGCCACCGGCGCCCGCGGCCGCCCCGCCGGCCACCGCACCGGCTCCGCCGGCCACCGCGCCGCCCGCGGCTCCGCCCATGCCGGACGTCCCCGCGCCACCGGCGCGGCCCGCTCCCGCCAGGATCGACATCCGGGTGAGCAAGGGGATCCTGTGGATCGGCGCGGCGGTGTACCCGCTGGCGAACATCGCCCGTGTCTACACGTTCGTGATGCGTCCCAGGCGCAAGGAGGCGGTGCTGCGGTTCCTGCGGTACACCGCGGGGACGGTGGTCGTCGCCATCGTCGCGGCGCTGCCGGGACTGCCCGTCCTGGCCCTGAGCGGAGGGGACTCCGGCGGTGGTTACCTCACCGTCGTCTGGCTGCTGGCCATCGCCGCGGAGATCTTCTTCTTCGCCGAGATGATGTCCGTCCTGACCGCCTCCCCGCACCACGTCCTCGCGGTCGAGACCTCGGGCGCCTCCACCGCGCTGGTCACCAGCCCGGACCCGCAGTTCCTGGACCAGGTCGTCGGCCAGATCTCGTACGCCATCGACCACCCGGACACCGGGTTCAAGGTCACGGTGGAGAGCCTCACCTTCGCGCCGAGGAACTACTACTTCGGCGACAACGTCAACATGTACGGCGGCAGCGGAAACGTGGGGATCGGCGCATGA
- a CDS encoding vWA domain-containing protein, translating into MRSRALPAALCLVLLAALGGLVSCSGGGGGPDTTLHVLASDELTDMEPLLDRLRQDTGVRLDMDYRATNAAGDTLLTGRHSYDLAWLSSDRYFRLKAKKAAGTRPATVVQSTSIMRSPVVVGLTPEAAGALRAQEPGGRLSWADLADAAATGTVRFGMADPRRSNSGLAALVGVATAAAGTGAALRPQDVSCDRLRGFRSGQTLTAESSHALLDAFAEHPGRTNALITYESELLTLNASGRLKQPLEIVHPADGMVLSDYPLLLLDQRSRDAYDRVVSWLTTAGHQREIMRRTLRRPVSTAVARDPRLTAPLDNALYFPDDPAVLDRLLADYGDPRRRAADQVIFLLDFSTSMRGARTAALQAAFAGLSGADSSAAGKFVRFYQGEKLTVIRFGGRVLDERTVTVHGAADLTALTDFVAGGGYDGSTAVWSALDHGYGAAETTVREDPGRAVSIVLMTDGENNAGLDRAGFVSRYRSRPADVRAVHTYPVHFGDADAAELRQVAAVTGGRMVDARAQSLSAAFKEIRGCS; encoded by the coding sequence GTGAGGAGCCGCGCGCTGCCGGCCGCGCTGTGCCTGGTCCTGCTCGCCGCACTCGGCGGACTCGTCTCCTGCTCCGGCGGAGGCGGCGGCCCCGACACCACCCTGCACGTCCTGGCCAGCGACGAACTCACCGACATGGAGCCGCTGCTGGACCGGCTCCGGCAGGACACCGGGGTCCGCCTGGACATGGACTACCGGGCCACCAACGCCGCCGGCGACACCCTGCTGACCGGCCGTCACTCCTACGACCTGGCCTGGCTGTCCTCCGACCGCTACTTCCGGCTGAAGGCGAAGAAGGCCGCCGGGACCCGTCCGGCCACCGTCGTGCAGAGCACCTCGATCATGCGGTCCCCGGTCGTCGTCGGCCTCACCCCCGAGGCGGCCGGCGCCCTGCGCGCCCAGGAGCCCGGCGGCCGGCTGTCCTGGGCGGACCTCGCCGACGCCGCCGCCACGGGCACCGTGCGCTTCGGCATGGCCGATCCCCGGCGCAGCAACAGCGGGCTGGCCGCGCTGGTCGGCGTCGCCACCGCCGCCGCCGGCACCGGCGCCGCGCTGCGCCCGCAGGACGTCAGCTGCGACCGGCTGCGCGGCTTCCGCTCCGGGCAGACCCTCACCGCCGAGAGCTCCCACGCCCTGCTGGACGCGTTCGCCGAGCACCCCGGCCGCACCAACGCCCTGATCACCTACGAGTCCGAACTGCTCACCCTGAACGCCTCCGGCCGGCTGAAGCAGCCCCTCGAGATCGTCCACCCCGCCGACGGCATGGTGCTGTCCGACTATCCGCTGCTGCTGCTCGACCAGCGCAGCCGGGACGCCTACGACCGGGTGGTGTCGTGGCTGACCACCGCCGGCCATCAGCGGGAGATCATGCGGCGGACGCTGCGCCGCCCGGTGAGCACCGCCGTCGCCCGCGACCCCCGGCTCACCGCGCCCCTGGACAACGCCCTGTACTTCCCGGACGACCCGGCCGTGCTGGACCGGCTGCTCGCCGACTACGGCGACCCCCGGCGCCGGGCCGCCGACCAGGTGATCTTCCTGCTGGACTTCTCCACCTCGATGCGCGGCGCCCGCACGGCCGCGCTCCAGGCCGCGTTCGCCGGGCTCAGCGGGGCGGACTCCTCCGCCGCGGGCAAGTTCGTCCGCTTCTACCAGGGCGAGAAGCTGACCGTGATCCGCTTCGGCGGACGCGTGCTGGACGAGCGCACCGTCACCGTGCACGGCGCCGCCGACCTCACGGCCCTCACCGACTTCGTCGCCGGCGGCGGCTACGACGGCTCGACGGCCGTCTGGTCCGCCCTGGACCACGGCTACGGCGCCGCGGAGACGACCGTGCGCGAGGACCCGGGGCGGGCGGTGTCCATCGTGCTGATGACCGACGGCGAGAACAACGCGGGCCTCGACCGCGCCGGTTTCGTCAGCCGCTACCGCTCCCGCCCGGCCGACGTCCGGGCCGTGCACACCTACCCCGTCCACTTCGGCGACGCCGACGCGGCCGAACTGCGCCAGGTCGCCGCGGTGACCGGCGGCCGCATGGTCGACGCCCGCGCACAGTCCCTGTCCGCCGCGTTCAAGGAGATCCGTGGCTGTTCTTGA
- a CDS encoding DMT family transporter, with the protein MTPELKGTAQLTTAMMLSGTLGVFVVESGAPPFDVVFFRVLFGALALGGYVTARGWLRDHGFTRRTLGLAVLGGVFIVFNWVLLFQSYANTSISVATVVYHTQPFYVVLLGALLFRERLTAAKAGWIAVAFAGLVLVSGVTPGDFTGGGSYLLGVGQALLAALLYGLSTLVTKRISGVRPHLIALVQVLVGIPLLLPFADFGAMRGAGWHWGWLVGLGLIHTGVMYVLMYAAYAKLPTAKIAVLAFVYPAVAMLTDWLVYGHHIGLVQALGVPLIVTASLKVTLARPRAAAPAPRTVAHAPEAASRPATPTACEA; encoded by the coding sequence ATGACTCCGGAACTCAAGGGCACCGCCCAGCTGACCACCGCCATGATGCTCTCGGGGACCCTCGGCGTCTTCGTCGTCGAATCGGGAGCCCCGCCCTTCGACGTCGTCTTCTTCCGCGTCCTGTTCGGCGCTCTCGCCCTCGGCGGCTACGTCACCGCCCGGGGATGGCTCCGCGACCACGGGTTCACCCGCCGCACCCTCGGACTCGCCGTACTGGGCGGGGTGTTCATCGTCTTCAACTGGGTGCTGCTGTTCCAGTCGTACGCGAACACGTCCATCTCCGTGGCCACGGTCGTCTACCACACGCAGCCCTTCTACGTGGTCCTGCTCGGCGCCCTGCTGTTCCGCGAACGGCTCACCGCCGCCAAGGCCGGCTGGATCGCGGTGGCCTTCGCCGGTCTCGTCCTGGTCTCCGGGGTCACGCCCGGCGACTTCACGGGCGGCGGGTCGTACCTGCTCGGCGTCGGCCAGGCGCTCCTCGCGGCCCTGCTCTACGGCTTGTCGACCTTGGTCACCAAGCGGATCAGCGGGGTACGCCCGCACCTGATCGCCCTCGTCCAGGTCCTGGTCGGCATCCCTCTGCTGCTGCCCTTCGCGGACTTCGGCGCGATGCGCGGCGCGGGCTGGCACTGGGGCTGGCTGGTGGGTCTCGGCCTGATCCACACCGGGGTGATGTACGTCCTGATGTACGCGGCGTACGCCAAGCTGCCGACCGCGAAGATCGCCGTGCTGGCCTTCGTCTACCCGGCCGTGGCCATGCTGACGGACTGGCTGGTCTACGGCCACCACATCGGGCTCGTCCAGGCGCTGGGCGTGCCGCTGATCGTGACGGCGAGCCTGAAGGTCACCCTTGCTCGGCCACGAGCCGCCGCGCCTGCTCCACGAACAGTCGCGCATGCGCCGGAAGCCGCTTCCCGGCCCGCCACGCCAACTGCGTGCGAAGCGTGA